From one Papio anubis isolate 15944 chromosome 12, Panubis1.0, whole genome shotgun sequence genomic stretch:
- the CHRM1 gene encoding muscarinic acetylcholine receptor M1 has translation MNTSAPPAVSPNITVLAPGKGPWQVAFIGITTGLLSLATVTGNLLVLISFKVNTELKTVNNYFLLSLACADLIIGTFSMNLYTTYLLMGHWALGTLACDLWLALDYVASNASVMNLLLISFDRYFSVTRPLSYRAKRTPRRAALMIGLAWLVSFVLWAPAILFWQYLVGERTVLAGQCYIQFLSQPIITFGTAMAAFYLPVTVMCTLYWRIYRETENRARELAALQGSETPGKGGGSSSSSERSQPGAEGSPETPPGRCCRCCRAPRLLQAYSWKEDEEEDEGSMESLTSSEGEEPGSEVVIKMPMVDPEAQAPTKQPPRSSPNTVKRPTKKGRDRAGKGQKPRGKEQLAKRKTFSLVKEKKAARTLSAILLAFILTWTPYNIMVLVSTFCKDCVPETLWELGYWLCYVNSTINPMCYALCNKAFRDTFRLLLLCRWDKRRWRKIPKRPGSVHRTPSRQC, from the coding sequence ATGAACACCTCAGCCCCACCTGCTGTCAGCCCCAACATCACCGTCCTGGCACCAGGAAAGGGTCCCTGGCAAGTGGCCTTCATTGGGATCACCACGGGCCTCCTGTCGCTAGCCACAGTGACAGGCAACCTGCTGGTACTCATCTCCTTCAAGGTCAACACGGAGCTCAAGACAGTCAATAACTACTTCCTGCTGAGCCTGGCCTGTGCTGACCTCATCATCGGTACCTTCTCCATGAACCTCTATACCACGTACCTGCTCATGGGCCACTGGGCTCTGGGCACACTGGCTTGCGACCTCTGGCTGGCCCTGGACTATGTGGCCAGCAATGCTTCCGTCATGAATCTGCTGCTCATCAGTTTTGACCGCTACTTCTCCGTGACTCGGCCCCTGAGCTACCGCGCCAAGCGCACACCCCGCCGGGCAGCCCTGATGATCGGCCTGGCCTGGCTGGTTTCCTTTGTCCTCTGGGCCCCAGCCATCCTCTTCTGGCAGTACCTGGTAGGGGAGCGGACAGTGCTGGCTGGGCAGTGCTACATCCAGTTCCTCTCCCAGCCCATCATCACCTTTGGCACAGCCATGGCTGCCTTCTACCTCCCTGTCACAGTCATGTGCACGCTCTACTGGCGCATCTACCGGGAGACAGAGAACCGAGCACGGGAGCTGGCAGCCCTTCAGGGCTCCGAGACGCCAGGCAAAGggggtggcagcagcagcagctcagaGAGGTCTCAGCCAGGGGCTGAGGGTTCACCAGAGACTCCTCCAGGCCGTTGCTGTCGCTGCTGCCGGGCCCCCAGGCTGCTGCAGGCCTACAGCTGGAAGGAAGACGAGGAAGAGGATGAAGGCTCCATGGAGTCCCTCACATCCTCTGAGGGAGAGGAGCCTGGCTCCGAAGTGGTGATCAAGATGCCAATGGTGGACCCCGAGGCACAGGCTCCCACCAAGCAGCCCCCCCGGAGCTCCCCAAATACAGTGAAGAGGCCGACTAAGAAAGGGCGTGATCGAGCTGGCAAGGGCCAGAAGCCCCGTGGGAAGGAGCAGCTGGCCAAGCGGAAGACCTTCTCACTGGTCAAGGAGAAGAAGGCGGCTCGGACCCTGAGTGCCATCCTCCTGGCCTTCATCCTCACCTGGACACCGTACAACATCATGGTGCTGGTGTCCACCTTCTGCAAGGACTGTGTTCCCGAGACCCTGTGGGAGCTGGGCTACTGGCTGTGCTACGTCAACAGCACCATCAACCCCATGTGCTATGCGCTCTGCAACAAAGCCTTCCGGGACACCTTTCGCCTGCTGCTGCTTTGCCGCTGGGACAAGAGACGCTGGCGCAAGATCCCCAAGCGCCCTGGCTCCGTGCACCGCACCCCGTCCCGCCAATGCTGA